The following proteins come from a genomic window of Acetivibrio cellulolyticus CD2:
- a CDS encoding MarR family winged helix-turn-helix transcriptional regulator, giving the protein MDITQRKITKIAREVSKFTTRTLRADGIGTSEFDFIHAVRKTPGITQAEICKKLGIDKSAVARQASSLEAKGYLIRKPNPADGRSQLLYATEKSENLKNSKARVEAEFYEWLAAVLSENERDEFAKLLDILYQRCKNESKADFSTISEIMKEEK; this is encoded by the coding sequence TTGGATATTACTCAGCGAAAAATTACAAAGATTGCCCGAGAGGTCAGCAAGTTCACCACGAGGACTTTAAGAGCTGACGGAATCGGAACTTCAGAATTTGATTTTATTCATGCCGTTCGCAAGACCCCGGGCATCACACAAGCAGAAATCTGTAAAAAGCTTGGAATTGATAAAAGTGCTGTTGCTCGGCAGGCATCAAGCCTTGAGGCGAAAGGGTATCTAATACGAAAGCCAAATCCGGCAGACGGTCGCAGCCAACTCTTGTATGCGACGGAAAAATCAGAAAATCTGAAAAACTCAAAAGCGCGTGTTGAAGCAGAATTTTATGAGTGGCTGGCAGCGGTATTAAGCGAAAACGAGCGCGATGAATTTGCCAAGCTGCTTGATATTCTGTATCAGCGATGCAAGAATGAGAGCAAAGCAGACTTTTCGACCATTAGCGAAATAATGAAGGAGGAGAAATGA
- a CDS encoding phage major capsid protein encodes MNRILELREKRAKAWEAAKAFLDTKRGTDGLVSADDTATYDKMEADVVALGKEIDRLEKQEALDRELSKPLNTPLTGKPAVPGMETKTGRASDEYKAGMLQALRSNFRQVSNVLQEGVDTDGGYLVPVEYDDRLIQGLKEENIFRKLATRITTSGEHKINIAATTPAAAWIDEGAALTFGDATFAQILLDAHKLHVAVKVTEELLYDNAFNLESHILDQFTKALSNAEEDAFLNGDGQGKPLGIFAATGGGQIGVTTSGASITADEVLNLIYALKRPYRKEAVFITNDQTLAVLRKLKDGNGAYIWQPSYQAGEPDKLAGYSIYTSAFVSTIAPGVPVMAFGDFSYYNIGDRGSRSFAQLKELYAGNGMIGYVAKERVDGKLVLPEAVQILKMKA; translated from the coding sequence ATGAACAGAATTCTTGAACTGCGCGAAAAGCGCGCAAAAGCATGGGAAGCCGCAAAGGCTTTCCTTGATACCAAGCGCGGTACCGACGGTTTGGTTTCCGCTGACGACACGGCCACTTACGACAAAATGGAAGCTGACGTGGTCGCTCTCGGCAAGGAAATCGACCGTCTCGAAAAACAGGAAGCACTCGACCGTGAGCTTTCCAAGCCTCTGAACACTCCCCTCACAGGCAAGCCTGCCGTCCCCGGCATGGAAACCAAGACCGGCAGAGCGTCAGATGAGTACAAAGCAGGAATGCTGCAGGCGCTCCGCTCCAACTTCCGTCAGGTCAGCAATGTCCTGCAAGAGGGTGTTGACACGGACGGCGGTTATCTTGTCCCCGTTGAGTATGATGACCGTCTTATTCAGGGTCTGAAGGAAGAGAATATCTTCCGTAAGCTGGCTACCAGAATCACGACCAGCGGTGAACATAAAATCAATATCGCAGCCACAACTCCTGCGGCGGCATGGATTGATGAGGGTGCTGCGCTTACTTTCGGTGACGCGACCTTCGCGCAGATTCTGCTTGACGCCCACAAGCTCCATGTGGCTGTAAAGGTTACGGAGGAACTGCTCTACGATAATGCTTTCAATCTTGAAAGCCACATCCTCGACCAGTTCACCAAGGCTCTGTCCAATGCTGAAGAGGATGCTTTCCTTAACGGAGACGGTCAGGGTAAGCCCCTCGGCATCTTTGCCGCAACTGGCGGAGGTCAGATTGGCGTTACCACTTCCGGTGCTTCGATTACGGCAGACGAGGTATTAAACCTCATCTATGCCCTCAAGCGTCCGTATCGTAAAGAGGCCGTATTCATCACCAATGACCAGACGCTTGCCGTTCTCCGCAAGCTGAAAGACGGCAACGGCGCATATATCTGGCAGCCGTCCTATCAGGCTGGTGAACCCGACAAGCTAGCAGGCTACTCCATTTACACCTCTGCTTTCGTTTCCACCATTGCACCGGGGGTGCCTGTTATGGCATTCGGTGATTTCAGCTACTACAACATCGGTGACCGTGGTTCCCGTTCCTTTGCACAACTCAAGGAACTCTACGCAGGCAACGGCATGATTGGCTATGTGGCAAAGGAGCGTGTCGACGGCAAACTGGTACTACCCGAAGCCGTACAGATTCTTAAGATGAAGGCCTAA
- a CDS encoding major tail protein, whose translation MATIGLDKLYYAKITEGTDGTETYSTPIQLAKAMKADLSVELVEATLYADDSPAEVVKEFKSGKLSLGVDDIGTTAAEDLTGAKIDDNHVVISGGEDGGAPVAIGFRAKKSNGKYRYFWLYRVVFGIPATNLQTKGDSITFSTPTIEGTVYRRNKLDGNGKHPWKSEVNEDDTSVPASVITGWCTQVYEPTFAAPVGGGE comes from the coding sequence ATGGCTACTATCGGGCTTGATAAGCTCTATTATGCAAAGATAACGGAAGGCACGGACGGAACCGAAACTTACAGCACGCCCATCCAGCTTGCTAAAGCTATGAAAGCTGATCTGTCGGTTGAACTGGTGGAAGCGACTCTTTACGCTGATGACAGTCCCGCCGAGGTTGTGAAGGAATTCAAATCCGGAAAACTTTCACTGGGTGTCGACGATATCGGCACAACCGCTGCCGAGGACCTGACCGGGGCAAAGATTGACGACAACCATGTCGTGATATCCGGAGGTGAGGACGGTGGCGCTCCCGTTGCTATCGGGTTCCGCGCAAAGAAATCCAACGGCAAATACCGTTACTTCTGGCTTTACCGTGTCGTATTCGGAATCCCGGCAACCAACCTGCAGACCAAGGGTGACAGCATCACCTTTTCCACGCCGACCATCGAGGGTACGGTATACCGCCGTAATAAACTGGACGGCAATGGCAAGCATCCGTGGAAATCCGAAGTCAACGAGGACGACACGAGCGTTCCGGCATCTGTTATCACAGGCTGGTGCACGCAGGTTTACGAGCCCACATTCGCCGCTCCTGTCGGAGGTGGCGAATAA
- a CDS encoding HK97-gp10 family putative phage morphogenesis protein, giving the protein MAKVDFKMPDDFLLKVSRLAEKTDEIVPKVLEAGAEVVYDKVKSNLSSVVGKNTKIESRSTGELESALGVSPAKQDRDGNFNVKIGFKEPRSDGGSNAKIANILEYGKHGQTPKPFLKPAKSKSKDACIEAMTDKLESEIDKL; this is encoded by the coding sequence ATGGCTAAGGTCGACTTCAAAATGCCGGATGACTTCCTCCTCAAGGTGTCAAGGCTGGCTGAAAAAACCGACGAAATCGTACCAAAGGTTCTTGAAGCCGGTGCCGAAGTCGTATATGACAAGGTAAAAAGCAACCTTTCATCCGTGGTCGGTAAAAACACGAAGATTGAAAGCCGTTCCACTGGCGAACTTGAATCAGCGCTTGGAGTATCTCCGGCCAAGCAGGACAGAGATGGTAATTTCAACGTGAAGATAGGCTTCAAAGAGCCGCGTTCGGATGGCGGCAGTAACGCTAAAATTGCTAACATCCTCGAATACGGCAAGCATGGTCAAACCCCGAAGCCTTTTCTGAAACCTGCAAAGAGCAAATCAAAAGACGCTTGTATCGAGGCTATGACTGACAAGCTGGAAAGCGAGATTGATAAGCTATGA
- a CDS encoding group II intron maturase-specific domain-containing protein: protein LTSIRETIEKHKMVKQEDLIRLLNPKIQGWANHHRHKVSKKAFGHVDNQIFLKLWQWCCRRHPKKGKKWIKNRYFHSIETRNWVFAAKTDKGLVKLKRASDTKILRHVKIRKEANPYDTEWKSYFEEREGYKLFESMSGRNALRRMWNRQKGLCPICGERVVEKGTWRMHKDEQANKKYIVHSKCHNSLHGYIQNPIELAYS, encoded by the coding sequence TTCTGACAAGTATAAGAGAGACTATAGAAAAGCACAAAATGGTTAAACAGGAGGACTTAATAAGACTACTGAACCCTAAAATACAAGGATGGGCAAATCATCACAGACATAAAGTATCAAAGAAGGCATTTGGTCATGTTGATAATCAGATATTCCTTAAATTATGGCAGTGGTGTTGCAGGAGACATCCAAAGAAGGGCAAGAAGTGGATAAAGAATAGATACTTCCATAGTATAGAGACAAGAAACTGGGTATTTGCAGCAAAGACCGACAAAGGATTGGTAAAGTTAAAAAGAGCTTCTGATACTAAAATATTAAGGCATGTAAAGATAAGAAAAGAAGCAAACCCTTATGATACAGAATGGAAATCATATTTTGAAGAAAGGGAAGGTTACAAACTCTTTGAAAGTATGAGCGGAAGAAATGCCTTAAGAAGAATGTGGAACAGACAAAAAGGATTATGCCCAATATGTGGCGAAAGAGTAGTTGAAAAAGGGACGTGGAGAATGCATAAGGACGAGCAAGCAAACAAGAAATACATAGTGCATTCAAAATGTCATAATAGCCTACATGGTTATATACAAAACCCGATTGAGCTGGCTTACTCATAG
- a CDS encoding MFS transporter, which produces MRDTKNKHRLSQAMLFIVLFGIVSLFSDMTHEGASSIRGSYLSLLGASAGTIGFISGLGELIGYSMRYFFGKLTDKTKKYWPMTILGYLLDIIAVPALALVGDHGWILACMLLVIQRMGKAIKKPAKDTIMSFAASQEGVGKSFGIQELLDQIGAFLGPVLLYIVMLFKTEGTTFQIYSTCFAFLAIPGAITIILLFVTKHKFPNPEHFEPEPKEYIPFKMKKEFVLYIAGISLFAFGFIDYSIIIMHISRTFTGIASGLAETSSIVNSGTIPLLYAGAMLVDAVAALFFGYMYDKKGVKALVLSTIISAPFAMFVFAFNSLPMVLLGIGLWGIGMGAQESILKAAVTSMVPKINRATGYGIFECSFGIFWFLGSWLLGVLYDISIPAMIVVSVVAQLAAIPLYLYSYKLHHAQEY; this is translated from the coding sequence ATGCGTGACACAAAGAATAAACACCGGCTATCACAGGCGATGCTGTTTATTGTCTTGTTCGGCATCGTGAGTCTCTTCTCAGATATGACCCATGAAGGTGCATCAAGCATCCGAGGCTCATATCTTTCGCTTCTCGGCGCTTCCGCCGGAACCATCGGCTTCATATCAGGACTTGGTGAACTGATCGGTTATTCCATGCGATACTTTTTTGGTAAGCTTACCGACAAAACAAAAAAGTACTGGCCAATGACCATCTTAGGTTATTTGCTTGATATAATTGCTGTTCCAGCACTGGCGCTTGTGGGCGATCACGGTTGGATTCTGGCATGTATGCTTCTTGTAATTCAGCGGATGGGGAAAGCAATCAAGAAACCTGCCAAGGATACGATCATGTCTTTCGCAGCTTCGCAGGAAGGCGTCGGAAAAAGCTTCGGTATACAGGAACTACTTGACCAGATTGGTGCGTTCCTTGGCCCAGTGCTACTATACATTGTTATGTTGTTCAAAACCGAGGGAACAACATTTCAGATCTATTCCACCTGTTTTGCTTTCCTTGCAATTCCCGGAGCAATAACAATCATTCTTCTGTTTGTCACAAAGCATAAATTCCCCAATCCGGAACATTTCGAGCCTGAGCCGAAAGAGTACATCCCTTTCAAAATGAAGAAAGAGTTTGTGCTATACATCGCAGGGATCAGCCTGTTTGCTTTTGGCTTTATAGACTATTCCATTATTATCATGCATATCTCAAGAACATTTACCGGTATTGCTTCTGGGCTGGCTGAAACATCATCGATTGTCAACAGTGGTACGATTCCGCTTCTTTATGCAGGAGCAATGCTCGTTGACGCAGTCGCAGCGCTGTTCTTCGGCTATATGTACGACAAAAAGGGCGTCAAGGCACTTGTACTGTCCACAATCATTTCTGCGCCTTTTGCCATGTTTGTTTTTGCTTTCAATTCATTACCAATGGTACTGCTTGGCATAGGCTTGTGGGGTATCGGTATGGGAGCACAGGAATCGATTTTGAAAGCTGCCGTTACAAGCATGGTTCCGAAAATAAACCGAGCTACAGGCTATGGCATTTTTGAATGCTCCTTTGGTATCTTTTGGTTCCTCGGAAGCTGGTTGCTTGGCGTTTTGTATGATATCAGCATTCCCGCGATGATAGTAGTTTCCGTGGTTGCTCAATTGGCTGCAATTCCGCTTTATCTCTATTCTTACAAGCTGCATCATGCGCAGGAATATTGA
- a CDS encoding terminase large subunit yields MRKLKKYIPTRFMAEDSHYDKDAADHAVCFIENFCCHTKGTWDGKPFELIDWQEQIIRDIFGILKPNGYRQFNTAYIEIPKKQGKSELAAAVALYLLCADFEPGAEVYGCAADKDQARIVFDVAMDMVKRCPHLFNKMSIQASLKTMNYVPTGSKYKALSADVANKHGFNTHGVIFDELHTQPNRKLYEVMLQGSGDARMQPLYFLITTAGNNQNSICWEVHQKALDIIDGRKHDSSFYPVIYGAAQEDDWSDPKVWKKANPSLGITVSMDKVKAAFESARQNPAEENSFRQLRLNQWVKQAVRWMPMDKWDDCAFTVDPESLQGRVCYGGLDLSSSTDITAFVLVFPPINEDDQYIVLPFFWIPEDNIDLRVRRDHVNYDVWKKQGHLKTTEGNVVHYGYIEKFIEELGTKYNIREIAFDRWGAVQMTQNLENLGFTVVPFGQGFKDMSPPTKELMKLTLEKKIVHGGHPVLRWMMDNIYIRTDPAGNIKVDKEKSTEKIDGAVATIMALDRAIRCGNDNGESVYDNRGLLVL; encoded by the coding sequence CTGAGAAAACTCAAAAAATACATTCCAACACGGTTTATGGCTGAAGACAGTCATTATGACAAGGATGCCGCCGACCACGCTGTGTGTTTTATCGAAAACTTCTGCTGCCATACCAAAGGTACATGGGACGGTAAGCCTTTCGAGCTTATCGACTGGCAGGAACAGATTATCCGGGATATATTCGGAATTCTGAAACCGAACGGATACCGGCAGTTCAACACGGCATATATCGAGATACCGAAAAAGCAAGGAAAAAGTGAACTCGCGGCGGCTGTCGCGCTGTATCTTCTCTGCGCGGACTTTGAACCCGGTGCCGAAGTATACGGCTGTGCTGCGGATAAAGACCAGGCGCGTATCGTATTCGATGTGGCGATGGATATGGTCAAACGCTGTCCTCATCTGTTTAACAAAATGAGCATCCAGGCAAGCCTGAAAACTATGAATTATGTTCCGACGGGCAGTAAATACAAGGCACTGTCAGCGGATGTGGCGAACAAGCATGGCTTCAACACACACGGCGTTATATTTGATGAGCTGCATACCCAGCCGAACAGGAAACTGTACGAAGTTATGCTCCAGGGCAGTGGTGATGCGAGAATGCAGCCGCTGTATTTTCTTATTACAACGGCCGGAAACAATCAAAACAGCATCTGCTGGGAGGTTCATCAAAAGGCGCTGGATATCATCGACGGCAGAAAACATGACTCGTCCTTTTATCCTGTCATTTATGGAGCAGCGCAGGAAGACGACTGGTCAGACCCTAAGGTGTGGAAAAAGGCAAATCCCTCTCTCGGCATTACGGTGAGTATGGACAAGGTAAAAGCGGCTTTTGAATCGGCAAGGCAGAACCCCGCCGAGGAGAACAGCTTTCGGCAGCTCCGCTTGAACCAGTGGGTCAAACAAGCCGTGCGATGGATGCCGATGGATAAATGGGACGACTGCGCTTTTACGGTCGACCCGGAAAGTCTACAGGGACGTGTATGCTACGGCGGACTTGACCTATCCTCCTCCACAGATATAACTGCTTTCGTCTTGGTGTTTCCGCCGATTAATGAGGATGATCAGTATATCGTGCTTCCGTTCTTCTGGATACCGGAAGATAACATCGATTTGCGTGTGCGCAGAGACCATGTGAATTATGATGTCTGGAAGAAGCAAGGGCATCTGAAAACTACCGAGGGCAATGTCGTCCATTACGGATACATAGAAAAGTTCATCGAGGAACTCGGCACAAAATATAACATCCGTGAGATTGCTTTCGACCGCTGGGGCGCAGTTCAGATGACACAGAATCTTGAGAACCTCGGTTTCACAGTGGTACCTTTCGGGCAGGGCTTCAAAGATATGTCGCCACCTACTAAGGAACTGATGAAGCTTACACTGGAAAAGAAAATCGTACACGGAGGACACCCGGTTTTACGCTGGATGATGGATAACATCTACATTCGCACCGATCCTGCCGGAAACATTAAAGTAGATAAAGAGAAATCCACCGAGAAAATAGACGGCGCGGTAGCAACCATTATGGCGCTTGACCGGGCGATTCGGTGCGGCAACGATAATGGCGAGAGCGTCTACGATAATCGAGGACTGCTTGTGTTATAA
- a CDS encoding DUF4314 domain-containing protein — translation MPFPNKNIVEMIRRQYPKGCRVELVRMDDVQAPPVGTKGTVIGVDDTASVMVKWDNGCGLNVVYGEDSCRRIEE, via the coding sequence ATGCCCTTTCCGAATAAAAACATCGTAGAAATGATTCGCAGGCAGTATCCGAAGGGTTGCCGGGTGGAGCTTGTCCGCATGGACGATGTGCAGGCACCGCCAGTCGGCACCAAAGGTACTGTCATCGGGGTAGATGACACGGCGAGCGTCATGGTGAAATGGGACAACGGCTGCGGTCTGAATGTGGTCTACGGTGAGGATTCCTGCCGCAGAATCGAGGAATAA
- a CDS encoding DUF7678 domain-containing protein — MWKEGSLKINESVFHYWMKVYEEGSQFGIDGGKVSKLMLKRDDTVVCNYDRGWDIEPADPDTQLAVEILLHGNNY; from the coding sequence ATGTGGAAAGAAGGAAGCCTGAAAATTAACGAAAGCGTTTTTCATTACTGGATGAAGGTGTACGAGGAAGGCAGTCAGTTCGGCATCGACGGCGGCAAGGTCAGCAAGCTGATGCTCAAGCGTGACGACACGGTTGTATGCAACTATGACAGAGGCTGGGACATTGAACCCGCTGATCCCGACACACAGCTTGCGGTCGAAATCCTGCTGCACGGCAACAATTACTAA
- a CDS encoding head-tail adaptor protein, producing the protein MSFGKMSSFIDIISAEPVKDADGFINHGDTVLASVRTYFEQKNSTEKWRNMAQSDEVNALFRLRTIPGIELNTRHVIVCEGKRYNIYSVENVKVRGIYLEVLAVSTDG; encoded by the coding sequence ATGAGTTTTGGGAAGATGAGTTCCTTCATCGACATCATTTCAGCAGAACCGGTCAAGGACGCTGATGGCTTTATAAATCACGGGGACACAGTTCTTGCTTCAGTCAGAACATATTTTGAGCAAAAGAACTCCACAGAAAAGTGGCGTAATATGGCGCAGTCAGATGAGGTGAATGCCTTGTTCCGACTGCGCACCATTCCCGGCATCGAACTAAATACTCGCCACGTTATTGTCTGTGAAGGCAAACGCTACAACATATACTCGGTTGAAAATGTAAAGGTTCGAGGGATATATCTTGAAGTATTGGCGGTGAGCACTGATGGCTAA
- a CDS encoding tyrosine-type recombinase/integrase has translation MPTIEITDLIAEATKTLYDLEYSPRVIEYTVATWKQFENYCLHMQISYYSSAMSEAFCNDLNSPNPLFKHKTILRKISCMKKFDAFAKTRGFKKGIVKQKEPLPENFTAFLTAQDEMFIKKAYSESTRETAYKFCNRFMAFLLSMGLDKLSGVTWELVSKYLLTLNGHAKSTVRGELSRLRQTLKYMYLLQYNSKDFSKEVPSYNLGQANSMSKIWESKELDQVLQTIDKSSTKGKRDTAFILIASELGVRSADIRNLKLTDINWESCSISFVQSKTGKPNVLPLSEKLGTAIIDYLRVRPETDSPYIFVSLIPPYGQMAKFNSSFHNYVHRAGIEVKREAHYGLHSLRATVATKLLAADVSPDVIVPFLGHSGNQTLHAYIRMDIENLRECALSFEDGALI, from the coding sequence TTGCCTACTATTGAAATTACCGATTTAATCGCCGAAGCGACTAAAACCCTTTATGACCTGGAATATTCGCCCAGAGTCATAGAATACACGGTCGCCACTTGGAAGCAATTTGAAAATTACTGCCTTCATATGCAAATTTCATATTACAGTTCTGCCATGAGCGAAGCGTTCTGTAATGATTTAAATTCACCTAATCCGCTTTTTAAACATAAAACTATTCTGCGGAAAATTTCATGCATGAAGAAATTTGATGCTTTTGCAAAAACCCGAGGATTTAAAAAAGGTATTGTAAAACAAAAAGAACCCTTGCCTGAAAATTTTACTGCCTTTCTCACTGCCCAAGATGAAATGTTTATAAAAAAAGCATATTCAGAAAGCACACGTGAGACAGCATATAAATTCTGCAATAGATTCATGGCTTTTTTGCTGAGTATGGGCTTAGACAAACTGTCTGGGGTTACTTGGGAACTGGTATCCAAGTACCTACTCACCCTAAACGGGCATGCTAAAAGTACTGTTCGCGGGGAACTAAGCCGTCTCAGGCAAACACTGAAGTACATGTATCTTTTACAATATAATTCCAAAGACTTCTCAAAAGAGGTTCCTTCGTACAATTTAGGGCAAGCAAACAGCATGTCAAAAATATGGGAATCCAAAGAGCTTGATCAGGTGCTCCAAACAATTGACAAGTCCAGCACTAAAGGCAAAAGAGATACAGCGTTTATTCTAATCGCCTCTGAATTGGGTGTTAGAAGCGCCGATATCCGAAACTTAAAACTAACAGACATTAATTGGGAAAGCTGCTCCATATCTTTTGTGCAGAGCAAAACTGGAAAACCCAATGTATTGCCATTAAGCGAGAAACTCGGTACAGCTATTATTGATTATCTTAGGGTACGCCCTGAAACAGATTCACCTTATATTTTTGTCAGCTTAATTCCTCCATATGGACAGATGGCTAAATTCAACTCATCCTTTCACAATTATGTCCATCGGGCAGGGATTGAAGTTAAACGTGAGGCTCATTATGGACTCCATTCGCTTAGGGCGACCGTTGCAACTAAACTTTTAGCTGCCGATGTTTCTCCAGATGTTATCGTCCCTTTCTTAGGACATTCGGGGAATCAAACGCTCCATGCCTACATTCGCATGGACATTGAAAACCTGCGCGAATGTGCACTTTCTTTTGAGGATGGTGCACTGATATGA
- a CDS encoding phage portal protein: MGILQGIFKARDKPQNSLGGSRYSFLFGGTTAGKPVNEQTAMQMTAVYSCVRILSETVAGLPLHVYRYNDSGGKEKNLTHPLYKLLHDEPNPEMTSFAFRETLMSHLLLWGNAYAQIIRNARGEVIALYPLMPNKMTVDRDSNGRLFYLYQRSTDDAPTLGKDSQVYLAPSDVLHIPGLGFDGLVGYSPIAMAKNAVGLAMATEEYGAKFFANGAAPGGVLEHPGTIKDPQKVKESWNAAYQGSANSHRVAVLEEGMKYQSIGISPEQAQFLETRKFQINEIARIFRVPPHMLADLEKSSFSNIEQQSLEFVKYTLDPWVVRWEQSMCRALLSDTEKPTVFIKFNVDGLLRGDYVSRMSGYATARQNGWMSANDIRELENLDRIPAELGGDLYLINGAMTKLQDAGAFANTTGTEDTTK; this comes from the coding sequence ATGGGAATACTGCAAGGAATATTCAAGGCGCGCGACAAGCCCCAAAACAGCCTTGGTGGCAGCCGTTACAGCTTCCTGTTCGGCGGTACGACAGCCGGAAAACCTGTCAACGAACAGACCGCTATGCAAATGACGGCGGTGTACTCCTGCGTAAGGATACTGTCCGAAACGGTGGCTGGACTGCCGCTCCATGTTTACCGCTACAACGATTCGGGCGGTAAAGAGAAAAATCTGACCCATCCGTTATATAAGCTGCTCCACGACGAGCCAAACCCTGAGATGACTTCATTCGCGTTCCGGGAAACGCTGATGAGTCATCTTTTATTATGGGGAAACGCATACGCGCAGATTATCCGAAACGCCAGAGGCGAGGTCATTGCCCTCTATCCGCTGATGCCGAACAAAATGACGGTCGACCGTGATTCAAACGGCCGGCTTTTCTATTTGTATCAGCGAAGCACCGATGATGCACCAACGCTCGGAAAAGACAGTCAAGTCTACCTCGCACCATCGGATGTGCTGCATATCCCAGGCTTGGGTTTTGATGGTCTGGTCGGTTATTCACCGATTGCAATGGCGAAAAACGCCGTGGGATTGGCAATGGCCACCGAGGAATACGGAGCGAAGTTCTTCGCCAACGGCGCCGCACCGGGCGGCGTGCTGGAACATCCCGGAACCATTAAAGACCCGCAAAAAGTCAAAGAATCCTGGAACGCCGCCTACCAAGGCTCAGCCAACTCACACAGGGTGGCCGTTCTCGAAGAAGGCATGAAGTACCAATCCATTGGCATCTCGCCCGAACAGGCGCAGTTTCTGGAAACGAGGAAGTTTCAAATTAATGAGATCGCCCGTATTTTCAGAGTGCCGCCGCATATGCTCGCCGACCTTGAAAAATCATCCTTCAGCAACATCGAGCAGCAGAGTCTTGAGTTCGTGAAATACACACTCGATCCGTGGGTGGTCCGCTGGGAGCAGTCCATGTGCCGCGCCTTGCTTTCTGATACCGAAAAGCCGACGGTGTTTATCAAGTTCAACGTGGACGGACTGCTTCGCGGTGACTATGTCAGCCGGATGAGCGGTTACGCCACGGCAAGGCAGAACGGCTGGATGAGTGCAAACGACATCCGTGAGCTTGAAAACCTCGACCGCATCCCTGCGGAACTGGGTGGCGATCTCTACCTCATCAATGGCGCGATGACCAAATTACAGGACGCGGGCGCGTTCGCAAATACTACAGGAACGGAGGATACAACCAAATGA
- a CDS encoding head maturation protease, ClpP-related — MKKFWNWARDEDSGARTLYLDGTIAEESWFDDDVTPKAFKTDLIAGEGDIVIWINSPGGDCIAASQIYTMLMDYKGRVTVKIDGIAASAASVIAMAGTEVLMAPTALMMVHNPLTIAIGDSEEMQKAISMLDEVKESIINAYEIKTGQSRAKLSHLMDAETWLNANKAIELGFADGLLEDEKKRIQPDDVTYAFSRRAVTNSLLNKVKPKIPKQNKGTPVESLEKRLSLISH; from the coding sequence ATGAAGAAATTCTGGAACTGGGCACGGGATGAAGATTCCGGTGCCCGAACGCTCTACCTTGACGGTACGATTGCCGAGGAAAGCTGGTTTGACGACGATGTCACCCCGAAAGCATTCAAAACAGATTTGATTGCCGGAGAGGGTGACATTGTTATTTGGATCAACTCACCCGGCGGCGACTGTATCGCGGCAAGTCAGATTTACACCATGCTCATGGATTACAAAGGCAGGGTTACCGTGAAAATCGACGGTATTGCAGCTTCGGCGGCAAGCGTTATTGCTATGGCGGGAACCGAGGTGTTGATGGCTCCAACGGCGCTCATGATGGTGCATAACCCGCTGACCATCGCAATCGGCGACAGCGAGGAAATGCAGAAAGCAATCTCTATGCTGGACGAGGTCAAGGAGAGTATCATCAACGCCTATGAAATCAAGACCGGGCAGTCCCGTGCGAAGCTTTCCCACCTTATGGACGCCGAAACCTGGCTCAATGCCAACAAAGCAATTGAACTGGGCTTTGCGGACGGCCTTCTGGAAGATGAGAAAAAGCGGATTCAACCAGATGACGTCACCTATGCTTTCAGCCGTCGGGCGGTAACGAACTCACTGCTGAACAAGGTTAAACCCAAGATACCCAAACAGAACAAGGGCACACCCGTTGAGTCGCTGGAAAAGCGGCTCTCTTTAATTTCACACTAA
- a CDS encoding head-tail connector protein has translation MTLLEKVKANLILEHTADDELLQLYITAAVKYAESYQHLTENYYTDHQMPPTTEQAVIMLSSHFYESRDGSTGGFFADNVQAGQQVWNTVNLLLRLDRDWKV, from the coding sequence ATGACGCTGCTTGAAAAAGTCAAAGCAAATCTCATCCTTGAACACACGGCAGACGATGAACTCCTTCAGCTGTACATCACCGCCGCCGTTAAATACGCTGAAAGCTATCAGCATCTCACAGAAAACTACTACACAGATCATCAGATGCCGCCTACCACAGAGCAAGCCGTCATTATGCTGTCGTCCCACTTCTATGAATCCAGGGACGGCAGCACGGGCGGCTTTTTTGCGGATAATGTGCAAGCCGGACAGCAGGTATGGAATACGGTCAATCTTCTTCTAAGACTCGACCGGGATTGGAAGGTGTGA